From the Candidatus Latescibacter sp. genome, one window contains:
- a CDS encoding Gfo/Idh/MocA family oxidoreductase: MESMSNRRAFLRTLGAAAGLGAAPWITGALAQNSPNERINVAVMGIHSRGSDHIKNFSRIPNVQVTVLCDVDERLFPKAVADLEKSSGRKPRTQTDIRRVLEDKDVDVISIAAPNHWHSLAAVWACQAGKDVYVEKPASYNIFEGRKAVEAARRYNRIVQTGSQHRSSPLGRSAADFVHTGKLGKVYMIRGIIYRPRESIGRGKVAPVPEGVHFDTWLGPAPWRPFYDNRFHYTWHWFWDTGNGETGNNGPHFTDLARWFLQKKELPRTIQSMGGFYVFDSDQETPNTQISCMEYPDGTLFQLEIRGLYTNYDDTVREGMLLYGSEGWMKLDLAGGSWAVYHGREKEPAVTMNRAEAAEKFPTSGTQRADVDPHFINFIECVRSRKRESLASDILEGHLAAAMCHQCNIAYRTGRTLIFDPVKEQFIGDAEANDLVSRNYRKPFVVPEKV; the protein is encoded by the coding sequence ATGGAATCAATGTCGAATCGCCGTGCTTTTCTCCGGACTTTAGGCGCCGCAGCCGGTTTGGGAGCAGCTCCCTGGATTACAGGCGCACTGGCGCAAAACAGCCCCAATGAAAGAATCAATGTCGCGGTCATGGGTATCCACAGCCGCGGATCCGACCATATCAAAAATTTTTCCCGCATACCAAATGTGCAGGTAACTGTACTCTGCGATGTGGATGAGCGCCTGTTTCCCAAAGCAGTTGCTGATTTGGAGAAATCGTCGGGCAGAAAGCCGAGAACCCAGACCGATATCCGCCGGGTGCTGGAAGATAAAGATGTGGATGTAATTTCCATAGCCGCTCCCAATCACTGGCATTCCCTGGCTGCCGTTTGGGCCTGCCAGGCCGGCAAGGATGTCTATGTGGAAAAACCGGCTTCCTACAATATTTTCGAGGGCCGGAAAGCAGTGGAAGCCGCCCGCCGGTACAACCGTATCGTGCAAACCGGCAGCCAGCACCGGTCAAGCCCTCTGGGCCGATCGGCGGCGGATTTCGTTCACACTGGCAAACTAGGCAAGGTGTATATGATCCGCGGAATCATTTATCGCCCCCGCGAGAGCATCGGCAGGGGGAAAGTGGCGCCTGTGCCGGAAGGAGTGCATTTCGATACCTGGCTGGGGCCGGCGCCCTGGCGCCCCTTCTATGACAACCGTTTCCACTATACCTGGCACTGGTTCTGGGATACCGGAAACGGAGAAACCGGCAACAATGGTCCGCATTTCACCGATCTTGCGCGCTGGTTCCTGCAAAAAAAAGAACTCCCCCGTACAATCCAGAGCATGGGCGGCTTCTATGTTTTCGACAGCGACCAGGAAACGCCCAACACCCAGATTTCCTGTATGGAATATCCCGACGGCACCCTGTTCCAGCTAGAAATTCGGGGGCTTTACACCAACTACGATGACACCGTGCGTGAAGGGATGCTCCTTTACGGCTCCGAGGGATGGATGAAACTTGACCTGGCAGGAGGCAGTTGGGCTGTATATCACGGCCGTGAGAAAGAGCCGGCGGTAACCATGAACCGTGCGGAGGCTGCTGAAAAATTTCCTACTTCCGGTACGCAAAGAGCAGATGTTGACCCGCATTTTATCAATTTCATCGAATGTGTGCGCTCACGGAAACGGGAATCTCTTGCCTCCGACATCCTTGAAGGACACCTTGCCGCTGCCATGTGCCACCAGTGCAATATCGCTTATCGTACCGGCCGCACATTGATTTTCGATCCGGTAAAGGAGCAGTTTATCGGAGACGCAGAGGCAAATGATCTGGTCAGCCGGAACTATAGGAAGCCGTTTGTTGTGCCGGAAAAAGTATAA